A single region of the Longimicrobium sp. genome encodes:
- a CDS encoding VOC family protein: protein MLINAYLGFDGDCAEAFRFYEQVLGGKIDFIMTYGETPMRDQMPPETHGRVVHVRMTVDGTVLMGGDAPPGQYEKPRGTTLNLRVDRIADAERLFNALSEGGAVSMPLQKTFWAERFAMFTDRFGTPWMVNCEQEV, encoded by the coding sequence ATGCTGATCAACGCGTACCTGGGCTTCGACGGCGACTGCGCCGAGGCGTTCCGCTTCTACGAGCAGGTGCTGGGCGGAAAGATCGACTTCATCATGACCTACGGCGAAACGCCGATGCGCGACCAGATGCCGCCGGAGACGCACGGCCGCGTGGTGCACGTGCGCATGACGGTGGACGGCACGGTGCTGATGGGCGGCGACGCGCCTCCGGGGCAGTACGAGAAGCCGCGCGGAACCACCCTCAACCTGCGGGTGGACCGGATCGCCGATGCCGAGCGCCTGTTCAACGCGCTCTCCGAGGGCGGCGCGGTGTCGATGCCGCTGCAGAAGACCTTCTGGGCCGAGCGGTTCGCGATGTTCACCGACCGCTTCGGCACGCCGTGGATGGTGAACTGCGAGCAGGAGGTTTGA
- a CDS encoding SRPBCC family protein has translation MLAKIAIGLAAVLAVLAIVVATRPDAFLIQRTATIAAPAEVVYAQLDDLHRWGQWNPFEKSDPGIRLAFAGPASGVGSSYHFVGKRAGEGRMTISGVRPNERVTVRADFIKPMAATHQIEFTLKPAPGGVAVTWAMSGRNGFLGKAVSLVMNMDRMVGGEFEKGLADLKRVSEAQASTAVAAR, from the coding sequence ATGCTCGCGAAGATCGCCATCGGCCTGGCCGCCGTGCTGGCCGTGCTCGCCATCGTCGTCGCCACGCGGCCGGACGCGTTCCTCATCCAGCGCACCGCCACCATCGCCGCCCCGGCGGAGGTGGTGTACGCGCAGCTCGACGACCTGCACCGCTGGGGGCAGTGGAACCCGTTCGAGAAGTCCGATCCCGGTATCCGCCTGGCCTTCGCCGGCCCCGCATCCGGCGTCGGCAGCAGCTACCACTTCGTGGGCAAGCGCGCCGGCGAGGGGCGGATGACCATCTCCGGGGTGCGGCCGAACGAGCGCGTGACGGTGCGGGCGGACTTCATCAAGCCCATGGCCGCCACGCACCAGATCGAGTTCACGCTGAAGCCCGCGCCGGGCGGCGTGGCCGTCACCTGGGCCATGAGCGGGCGCAACGGCTTCCTGGGGAAGGCCGTCTCGCTGGTGATGAACATGGACCGCATGGTGGGCGGCGAGTTCGAGAAGGGGCTGGCCGACCTGAAGCGCGTCTCCGAGGCGCAGGCGAGCACCGCGGTCGCGGCCCGCTGA
- a CDS encoding YciI family protein translates to MRFLAIYRAPETCEPPTPGHMAEMGKLIEEMTNAGVLLATEGCMPSAAGARIRLDSGKVTVTDGPFTESKELIAGFALLQARSKEEAVEWTRRFLAVAGDGETELRQICDFTSQPELAAAGELAARA, encoded by the coding sequence ATGCGATTCCTGGCCATCTACCGGGCCCCCGAGACGTGCGAGCCGCCCACCCCCGGGCACATGGCGGAGATGGGAAAGCTGATCGAGGAGATGACGAACGCCGGCGTGCTGCTGGCCACCGAGGGGTGCATGCCCAGCGCGGCCGGCGCCCGCATCCGCCTGGACAGCGGGAAGGTGACGGTGACGGACGGGCCGTTCACCGAGAGCAAGGAGCTGATCGCCGGCTTCGCGCTGCTGCAGGCGCGGTCGAAGGAGGAGGCGGTGGAGTGGACGCGCCGCTTCCTGGCCGTGGCCGGCGACGGCGAGACGGAGCTGCGGCAGATCTGCGACTTCACCTCGCAGCCCGAGCTCGCCGCGGCCGGCGAGCTGGCCGCGCGGGCCTGA
- a CDS encoding DoxX family protein, producing the protein MPTLTQTSKKASVLLWTVQALLAALFLFAGVMKLVMPIEAMARPVAFPGWFLRFIGVCETLGAIGLVLPALLRIRPSLTPLAAAGLVVIMCGAVVVTLQGGAIAPALVPFVVGLLAAYVAWGRTRIAPIQPSARRRAVLQPAS; encoded by the coding sequence ATGCCGACGCTCACCCAGACCTCGAAGAAGGCCTCCGTGCTGCTGTGGACCGTGCAGGCGCTGCTGGCCGCGCTCTTCCTCTTCGCCGGCGTGATGAAGCTGGTGATGCCGATCGAGGCGATGGCGAGGCCGGTGGCGTTCCCCGGCTGGTTCCTGCGCTTCATCGGCGTGTGCGAGACGCTGGGCGCCATCGGCCTGGTCCTCCCCGCCCTGCTGCGCATCCGCCCCTCGCTCACGCCGCTCGCGGCCGCCGGGCTGGTCGTCATCATGTGCGGCGCCGTGGTGGTCACGCTGCAGGGCGGCGCCATCGCCCCCGCGCTGGTGCCGTTCGTGGTCGGCCTCCTCGCCGCGTACGTCGCCTGGGGCCGCACGCGCATCGCCCCCATCCAGCCGTCCGCCCGCCGCCGCGCGGTGCTGCAGCCGGCGAGCTGA
- a CDS encoding YciI family protein, translated as MRVMVIVKATQDSEAGVMPSQELLTAMGNFNEELVKAGIMLAGEGLHSSARGKRVRFSGSSRTVIDGPFAETKELIAGFWIWQVKSMDEAVEWVKRCPNPMPGESEIEIRQIFENEDFGEEFTPELREQEDRLRAEVAARQ; from the coding sequence ATGCGAGTCATGGTGATCGTGAAGGCGACGCAGGACAGCGAGGCGGGCGTGATGCCCAGCCAGGAGCTGCTCACCGCGATGGGCAACTTCAACGAGGAGCTGGTGAAGGCGGGGATCATGCTGGCCGGCGAGGGTCTGCACTCCAGCGCCAGGGGCAAGCGCGTCCGCTTCTCCGGCAGCAGCCGCACGGTGATCGACGGGCCGTTCGCGGAGACCAAGGAGCTGATCGCCGGCTTCTGGATCTGGCAGGTGAAGTCGATGGACGAGGCGGTGGAGTGGGTGAAGCGCTGCCCCAACCCCATGCCGGGCGAGTCGGAGATCGAGATCCGCCAGATCTTCGAGAACGAGGATTTCGGCGAGGAGTTCACCCCCGAGCTGCGCGAGCAGGAGGACCGCCTCCGCGCCGAGGTCGCCGCCCGGCAGTAG